A stretch of DNA from Kazachstania africana CBS 2517 chromosome 3, complete genome:
GCGAGAGAAAAGTAGTACACTAGTCAATTGCGGTCTTATTCTCGACGCTATACCATGTTTGTGTCTCGTATATGGTGGATATCCACCATTTTCATGTTTTGTTTGAACAGAATAGTAACTGCTAATCAGTTTATCCCACCTGAAAACTGGAGAAATATAAGATACTTTAGAGAAATTGATGTATCAAACCCATTCACGGGTGAAAGTTACGATTTaaccattgaaaatatttccGATGAACCACAGAATCAATATTATATCGCCCTTTCTGAGGACGTTGCCCTCAGTACATCCATGATAACTGCTGCCATTAAGGGAACCGAAAAATTCTTAGCATGCCAAACCGTGGCTACTTTCACCCAACTTAAGGACGGAACAGTGATTAAGTATGCACTTCTTGCCTTTCCTACACCAATTCAACCACATTCTCAAGTTTCTATCATGGCGAAATTCTATCACACATTGGCTCCCACACCATACCCAGAACATATCTCTATTGATGACATTCAACATCTATCTATTAAGGAAAATAGATATCCTTTATCCCCATACGATACTGACATCTTTAGCTTGAGAATTACTGGTTCTGATGATTTTTACGAATTAAACCCACCAAAGGATAAATCTGCACAAGGTGTTCTTACCTTAGAAGGTTTCAAATTCGGCCCACACCACGATGTAGAATCATTTACTATCAATGAAGCTACTATCGTATATGGTAGTGATGCTCCTGTAAACAAAATTACTCATCTTAACAGAGACGTATGGATTTCTCATTGGGCAAATACAGTACAATatcaagaatattatgaaatcaaaaatgttGGCGCCAAATTAAAGGACGGATTTTCCAGATTAGATTTCATAAGACACCAACAAAAGAGCCCATCAGGTCATTATTCAACAATCTTTAATATTGCTTTACCTGAAAATTCTACTGATCATTTTGTTACTGATAAGATAGGGCTGGTCTCTACTCACGAGGTTAGAGGTGACACTCTTACCCTAAAGCCAAGATTC
This window harbors:
- the OST1 gene encoding dolichyl-diphosphooligosaccharide--protein glycotransferase subunit OST1 (similar to Saccharomyces cerevisiae OST1 (YJL002C); ancestral locus Anc_5.214); translated protein: MFVSRIWWISTIFMFCLNRIVTANQFIPPENWRNIRYFREIDVSNPFTGESYDLTIENISDEPQNQYYIALSEDVALSTSMITAAIKGTEKFLACQTVATFTQLKDGTVIKYALLAFPTPIQPHSQVSIMAKFYHTLAPTPYPEHISIDDIQHLSIKENRYPLSPYDTDIFSLRITGSDDFYELNPPKDKSAQGVLTLEGFKFGPHHDVESFTINEATIVYGSDAPVNKITHLNRDVWISHWANTVQYQEYYEIKNVGAKLKDGFSRLDFIRHQQKSPSGHYSTIFNIALPENSTDHFVTDKIGLVSTHEVRGDTLTLKPRFPIFGGWGYNFTIGWTNPLSQVLRKDPTDDDTYILCITSLNGPSSATYDFAHVTIYLPEGVEYVDVGTALPFDEATVEPEYSFFDLQDGHQKITFNFKNLFDELGKGEVLIKYKYPKTAMYKKPLSIACYWFIGLLSFFVLKNVNIGIY